In the genome of Phaeodactylum tricornutum CCAP 1055/1 chromosome 20, whole genome shotgun sequence, one region contains:
- a CDS encoding predicted protein: MVQNSPTVPKVITGKIMDESLYELVLEHLNNYQQAIVVDNRGENDALLDRLSRSFGDKLNELVVTGSLEKMGFRDASSSDMIQSDKNQDSVESQLGCILVSFVDTVVSTAELSATTKDSVFALLEAIACLASTSLVSSLSVLTRAIEFSNVLLERVRNVACRLIGNLVGFWMQSSAQHLFHGLLDQASQAVLPRFTDKTQSVRNAAIIAAKQFFTGTIDDADLRTALVWSVQHDPSVTNRLQALESLPLNGQTLDIIVARIADVKPKVRVAALHKLSTVSTWQSHERAALVRAGLSKRCTATRDATVKMVCQAWMKAVKYEPLELLRGLDVVNFEEEAAQVVKLLLDATKDPTAYLEELSMSPPEVRAFVENVNASSSLVIANAEQVLTPEALLWARVAVQHTKTSQSNSRAEAMLSLIIPEVPILCSVVENHAAQLMTVLSEQYEDEDGGLVDSLVTICLQLLQLATCVSKSSMEEGSRRVFTAVMKRMLSSVVTPDDLVEGCVQALHSVCILEKDLVDATSEIIAELSRLSQEHAELQKQHHLRILAILSLVLERVSPGFGSNPDALTSWATHIIPAVTSENLLIRQLGVSCFGKLGLFTPVDTISEQFLPLILRMASNEVETDEIRAQALLALSDWATLFPVVLKTQELDGKMVSISDVVHYWLDNLPKGSGNHTSLAFIAAEVATKLLWSGRIVDSSWLANLVVIFFDPNLSTGEMEEEYHEEESKEIGSLVRWQQLQSVFFPAYVRRGPVYQEALLNSISHILQVFSSRSQKTTRGKSLPVVKMIDFVCALVEEGVAKADSTKSATELDNAKDEECMALTSVGLSSAVQIATFLYASHDNLNAAGLRALCKYLGNIKLDLRRVCSIELVKLKGSVEDLTMAVSDSTCLRALDLLTEKLAGVEIPDSEESSDGEESLTEAMGDLQVGKENSIRQDSTALKGDPAAVIPVTSNNRATLSYVN; this comes from the exons ATGGTGCAGAATTCACCGACAGTACCCAAAGTAATCACTGGTAAAATAATGGACGAATCACTCTATGAGCTGGTTCTTGAGCACTTGAACAATTATCAACAAGCTATTGTTGTGGACAACCGCGGGGAGAATGATGCGTTGCTCGATAGGCTGTCTCGTTCATTTGGGGATAAGCTCAATGAACTCGTCGTGACGGGATCGCTCGAGAAAATGGGCTTCCGAGATGCTTCATCCAGTGACATGATCCAGTCCGATAAGAATCAGGATTCCGTGGAAAGCCAGTTGGGATGCATACTTGTATCCTTCGTAGACACGGTTGTCTCCACCGCAGAGCTTTCGGCAACAACGAAAGACTCCGTTTTCGCCTTGTTGGAGGCTATTGCTTGCTTGGCTTCTACCTCTCTCGTTTCCTCACTTTCGGTGTTGACTCGTGCAATTGAGTTCTCCAACGTTCTATTAGAACGCGTTAGAAACGTTGCTTGTCGACTGATTGGGAATCTTGTCGGATTCTGGATGCAGAGTTCAGCGCAGCACCTTTTTCACGGTCTTCTCGACCAGGCGTCACAGGCTGTACTGCCTCGCTTTACGGACAAGACCCAGTCAGTTCGGAACGCGGCCATTATCGCTGCTAAACAATTCTTCACCGGAACCATTGATGATGCCGATTTGCGGACTGCCTTGGTGTGGAGTGTCCAACACGACCCGTCCGTTACTAATCGCCTGCAGGCTCTCGAAAGCCTGCCACTAAACGGCCAAACATTGGATATCATTGTTGCCCGAATTGCCGACGTGAAACCTAAAGTCCGAGTTGCAGCCTTACATAAGCTTTCTACCGTTTCCACTTGGCAATCACACGAACGAGCGGCGCTCGTGCGAGCTGGTCTTTCCAAGCG CTGTACTGCCACGCGGGACGCGACCGTCAAAATGGTTTGCCAGGCTTGGATGAAAGCCGTCAAATACGAACCACTGGAACTTCTTCGTGGATTGGACGTGGTGAATTTTGAAGAGGAGGCAGCTCAAGTTGTCAAACTATTGCTAGACGCGACCAAGGACCCTACAGCGTACCTGGAAGAGTTGTCGATGAGTCCACCCGAAGTACGTGCGTTTGTTGAGAATGTGAACGCGTCGTCTTCCCTTGTGATTGCAAATGCTGAACAAGTTTTGACGCCAGAGGCGTTACTGTGGGCTCGTGTAGCTGTCCAACACACCAAAACATCGCAATCAAACTCTCGAGCTGAGGCCATGCTTTCCCTCATCATCCCTGAAGTTCCCATTCTTTGCTCTGTTGTCGAGAACCACGCCGCCCAACTCATGACAGTGCTTAGTGAGCAGTACGAAGATGAGGACGGCGGCTTGGTGGATAGCCTCGTCACAATTTGCTTGCAGCTCTTACAGCTAGCGACGTGCGtttcaaagtcttcgatGGAAGAAGGATCGCGTCGAGTCTTTACTGCCGTCATGAAACGCATGCTCAGTTCCGTCGTTACACCGGACGACCTTGTCGAAGGCTGCGTTCAAGCCCTACACTCCGTTTGCATCCTCGAAAAAGATCTCGTCGACGCAACCAGCGAAATAATTGCCGAACTCAGTCGTCTGAGCCAAGAGCACGCGGAGTTGCAAAAACAGCATCACTTGCGCATACTTGCAATTCTCAGCCTAGTCTTGGAACGTGTGTCTCCCGGATTTGGTTCAAATCCCGATGCTTTAACATCCTGGGCGACTCATATTATCCCAGCTGTAACCAGTGAGAATCTATTGATCCGTCAACTCGGCGTTTCTTGCTTTGGCAAGCTCGGTTTGTTTACCCCTGTCGACACAATCTCGGAACAATTCCTCCCACTAATATTGCGCATGGCGTCAAACGAAGTGGAGACGGACGAAATACGCGCTCAAGCCTTGCTTGCCCTCTCGGATTGGGCTACGCTATTCCCAGTTGTCTTAAAAACTCAAGAGTTAGACGGGAAGATGGTGTCTATTTCAGACGTTGTCCATTATTGGCTCGATAATCTTCCGAAGGGGTCGGGCAATCATACGTCTTTGGCTTTTATAGCTGCAGAGGTTGCAACGAAGCTCTTATGGTCGGGACGAATTGTGGACAGCTCATGGTTGGCCAACCTTGTGGTCATATTCTTTGACCCCAATCTTTCGACTGGGGAAATGGAGGAAGAGTACCACGAAGAGGAATCAAAGGAAATTGGGAGCCTCGTTCGTTGGCAACAGTTGCAGAGCGTGTTCTTTCCCGCATACGTTCGTCGTGGTCCTGTTTATCAAGAGGCTCTGTTGAATTCCATTTCTCACATCTTGCAGGTTTTCTCCTCTCGCTCGCAAAAAACAACACGTGGCAAATCGCTGCCCGTTGTAAAAATGATTGATTTCGTCTGCGCCTTGGTAGAGGAAGGAGTAGCCAAAGCAGACTCGACAAAAAGTGCTACGGAACTTGACAATGCGAAAGACGAAGAATGCATGGCACTCACGTCTGTCGGACTTTCTTCCGCAGTTCAGATTGCCACTTTTCTATACGCTAGTCACGACAATCTCAATGCGGCGGGTCTACGAGCGCTTTGCAAATACTTGGGCAACATCAAATTAGATTTGAGACGAGTTTGTTCAATAGAACTGGTGAAGCTCAAGGGGTCCGTCGAAGACCTGACCATGGCAGTCTCTGACTCGACGTGTCTTCGCGCGTTGGACTTGCTTACGGAGAAACTGGCCGGTGTCGAGATCCCTGATAGCGAAGAAAGCTCGGATGGCGAAGAATCCCTAACGGAAGCAATGGGCGATCTGCAGGTAGGAAAAGAGAACTCGATTCGGCAGGACAGTACCGCATTGAAGGGGGATCCTGCAGCCGTAATCCCCGTAACTTCCAACAATCGAGCTACCCTTTCTTACGTAAACTAA
- a CDS encoding predicted protein — MARHMNLRGSLRWVFLTLVLLQIACVPSVVVGEGEPTMGEEVQERMEEAMDTAGGYVEEAYESVQESVEETMEPVVEKIDEVVEETKAKVEEVVPKKETKASEALEKIKTKVAAAIGIVVDKSKEVADRAKSMSKQDAKKVAAAALGVWGVSVGVGWLAQTVAKDAPPAPTAGKKGRK; from the coding sequence ATGGCAAGGCATATGAATCTGCGCGGCTCACTTCGATGGGTCTTTCTGACCCTGGTACTGCTGCAAATTGCGTGTGTGCCGTCAGTTGTGGTAGGAGAAGGTGAACCCACTATGGGAGAAGAGGTTCAGGAACGAATGGAGGAAGCTATGGATACGGCCGGAGGGTATGTGGAAGAAGCCTACGAAAGTGTTCAAGAATCAGTAGAAGAAACCATGGAACCTGTCGTAGAAAAGATCGACGAAGTTGTCGAAGAAACTAAAGCAAAGGTTGAAGAAGTCGTCCCAAAgaaagaaacaaaagccTCCGAGGCGCTTGAGAAGATCAAGACCAAGGTGGCGGCAGCCATCGGTATTGTGGTCGACAAATCGAAGGAAGTTGCTGATCGCGCCAAATCCATGAGCAAACAGGACGCGAAAAAGGTCGCTGCTGCGGCTTTGGGAGTTTGGGGTGTTTCCGTTGGTGTCGGATGGCTAGCCCAAACAGTGGCTAAGGATGCACCTCCAGCACCGACCGCTGGCAAGAAGGGCCGAAAATAA
- a CDS encoding predicted protein has protein sequence MSSSLQGANATSNGAMALLQKFAALNNHIEEIRRQQNSVLREIDSVQQQLVDVGEDREKMCEKTDEAGKSLIQLEQRTKDALDSQLQVEKGHSEALLTNQVCARRLEAARQDTLESQQAFLERTRNFRHSCRRLQLRAQHMGIQHASLRAWIAAKGETISGTDLVGDQRHQTYGSRYRNSKFDIRDPDSWGLEVVQGDEELHELFLKYESKKSDLDLAQKNREIARIAWQEQLTNADTRRDRRTRLEEQLRRIEGDNDALESQMRELEWQTARVRETATVPELLKSTVQLISRSTNSTKTQQSSAAVTPTTGCRSTTGLSSRVAFHRTNPYANTGKNQYKNRISSTDSNVISTPEIRLPALHSEASDFRDSASASIGRRGRRLGGSEFGLSMEIVGEPSITSMNYKKATDTCFNDPHISLPADDSLKRTIASLQDSDGEDFSYMPFTKKSNQPL, from the exons atgtcgtcgtctttgcaGGGTGCCAACGCCACTTCCAACGGTGCCATGGCGCTGTTGCAAAAATTTGCGGCCCTCAATAATCACATCGAAGAGATTCGTCGGCAACAAAACAGTGTACTGCGTGAAATAGACTCGGTCCAGCAGCAACTAGTGGATGTGGGAGAAGACCGAGAAAAGATGTGTGAAAAAACAGACGAAGCGGGAAAGAGCCTCATCCAATTGGAACAAAGGACTAAAGACGCTTTGGATTCTCAACTTCAGGTAGAAAAAGGTCATTCCGAAGCGCTGTTGACTAACCAAGTATGTGCCCGTCGACTTGAAGCAGCCCGTCAGGATACGTTGGAATCCCAGCAAGCCTTTCTCGAACGAACAAGGAACTTTCGTCATTCTTGTCGACGCCTGCAGCTACGCGCACAGCACATGGGAATCCAACACGCCTCTCTCCGGGCATGGATTGCTGCAAAAGGGGAAACGATATCGGGAACTGATCTTGTGGGCGACCAACGACATCAAACGTACGGGTCCCGGTATCGGAACTCCAAATTTGATATTCGGGATCCGGATTCATGGGGTCTCGAAGTCGTCCAGGGCGACGAAGAGCTTCACGAACTGTTCTTAAAGTATGAGTCAAAGAAGAGTGATTTGGACTTGGCACAAAAGAACCGTGAAATAGCTCGAATCGCCTGGCAAGAGCAGCTTACCAATGCCGACACTCGCCGTGATCGTCGCACGAGACTTGAAGAGCAACTACGAAGGATCGAAGGAGACAATGACGCCTTGGAGTCGCAAATGCGTGAATTGGAATGGCAGACCGCTAGAGTTCGAGAGACCGCGACAGTCCCAGAGCTTCTTAAGA GTACCGTTCAGCTGATATCTCGATCGACGAACTCCACCAAGACGCAGCAATCATCCGCCGCGGTGACTCCTACGACAGGCTGCCGTTCTACAACCGGCCTCTCGTCAAGGGTTGCCTTTCACCGGACAAACCCGTATGCCAATACAGGAAAGAACCAATACAAGAATCGAATTTCCAGTACAGATTCCAACGTCATTTCCACGCCCGAAATCCGTCTACCGGCACTCCATTCAGAAGCTTCCGATTTCCGCGACAGCGCGTCGGCTAGTATTGGACGGCGTGGCCGTCGTCTTGGTGGAAGTGAATTTGGATTGAGCATGGAAATTGTCGGGGAGCCATCCATCACATCCATGAACTATAAAAAAGCAACAGATACCTGCTTCAATGATCCTCACATTTCTTTGCCGGCGGATGATTCTTTGAAGCGCACCATTGCATCGCTGCAAGATAGCGACGGCGAAGACTTTTCCTACATGCCATTTACTAAGAAGAGCAATCAGCCTTTGTAA
- a CDS encoding predicted protein, producing MGSVKQTRAGRGFPYRQELHKCGYKLFMAAVSACRWTLCLTLAGPISRREILHVCPTETVEEVFDRAANAFAPKLIESLSFGFPPKKLHSSNQSIQEVGIGNQELITIRVSEASPKKVGNAKKRKTAAAADATVPIEVPRQKSQRAAAEKANASFADTIQAQDALLQLEKKGRPSPEKTVSGKSRKNTTVRFSADITEGRRLQDGAVVAPKRSNRRFRPEAPRNGSSDETDPSLALLGSLEERSTAARLMRKGWRKAVNDAFEQNRAVARTLLVTYPKGLQGRGDYEERVDYLPRDVLVSVIAAIHPVNPDALRPANLALLSPRVFWSVAYHGMEYTSISEALQALQPDLDWTFLRRRRETLSAKARENLRQKEEVSQTSIDNWEAAAAAIESVEHAMEKVHALDRSQRQARNLQAIERRSVWKILTPVEEDLDELTACISGGPIAGYTAEALAKGLIGQCIVHNWRQLANAKTETLIQKLGVSDDESTRALVQNWIDRAQQETLDEIMVEICDGNVEAVELLRESARSGTPKDLAVWKSIAESLHSELQCNSAAAAIPDVNLLQKWCDQAQHALEQLEWLAWYTTPIA from the exons ATGGGTAGTGTAAAACAGACCAGAGCAGGAAGGGGTTTTCCTTATAGACAAGAACTACACAAGTGCGGCTATAAGCTATTCATGGCTGCGGTGAGCGCTTGTCGTTGGACGCTGTGTTTGACGCTGGCTGGTCCGATCTCCCGCCGCGAGATTTTGCACGTGTGTCCTACCGAAACCGTGGAAGAAGTGTTCGATCGAGCAGCCAACGCGTTCGCACCAAAGTTGATCGAGAGTCTGAGCTTTGGTTTTCCTCCAAAGAAGCTCCATTCGTCGAATCAATCAATACAAGAGGTGGGTATTGGCAATCAAGAACTGATTACAATTCGAGTCAGTGAAGCTTCCCCAAAGAAAGTAGGAAACGCGAAGAAGCGCAAGACAGCGGCAGCAGCAGACGCAACAGTACCGATCGAAGTCCCGAGACAAAAATCCCAACGAGCGGCCGCCGAAAAAGCCAACGCTTCGTTTGCTGATACTATCCAAGCTCAAGATGCCTTGCTTCAACTGGAAAAGAAAGGAAGACCCTCCCCGGAAAAGACCGTGTCCGGGAAGAGCAGGAAAAATACCACCGTCAGGTTTTCAGCAGACATTACAGAGGGCCGCCGGCTACAAGATGGTGCTGTGGTAGCTCCCAAACGTAGTAATCGTCGGTTTCGACCGGAAGCTCCCCGGAATGGATCCAGCGACGAAACAGATCCTTCGCTGGCGCTCTTGGGGTCGTTGGAAGAGCGATCAACAGCGGCCCGCCTTATGCGCAAGGGTTGGCGAAAAGCTGTCAACGATGCTTTCGAACAAAACCGAGCGGTTGCAAGG ACGCTGCTCGTCACATACCCGAAAGGTCTGCAAGGGCGCGGAGACTACGAGGAGCGTGTCGATTATCTTCCTCGCGACGTGCTGGTGTCAGTAATTGCTGCCATTCACCCCGTTAATCCCGACGCATTGCGGCCTGCCAATTTGGCTCTGCTGTCTCCCCGTGTCTTTTGGTCGGTGGCCTATCATGGCATGGAATACACAAGTATCTCGGAAGCACTCCAAGCCTTGCAACCGGATCTAGACTGGacatttcttcgtcgtagaAGAGAGACTCTAAGCGCCAAGGCACGAGAAAATTTACGCCAAAAAGAGGAAGTCAGTCAGACTTCGATCGACAATTGGGAAGCTGCAGCAGCGGCCATAGAATCAGTCGAGCATGCCATGGAGAAGGTTCACGCTTTAGATCGATCGCAGCGGCAAGCACGCAATTTACAGGCAATAGAGCGGCGTAGTGTGTGGAAGATTCTCACGCCGGTCGAAGAAGACCTGGATGAATTGACAGCATGTATATCGGGAGGCCCGATTGCCGGGTATACCGCAGAAGCATTGGCGAAAGGTTTGATTGGACAGTGTATCGTTCACAATTGGAGACAACTGGCGAATGCCAAAACAGAGACTTTAATACAGAAGCTTGGAGTTTCCGATGATGAGAGCACAAGGGCATTGGTTCAGAATTGGATTGATCGAGCACAGCAGGAGACTTTGGATGAGATCATGGTGGAAATTTGCGACGGAAATGTTGAGGCCGTTGAGCTTTTACGTGAGTCCGCCAGGAGTGGAACTCCGAAGGATTTGGCTGTTTGGAAATCAATAGCCGAAAGTTTGCATTCGGAGCTTCAGTGTAACTCGGCCGCCGCTGCCATACCAGATGTGAATCTCTTACAGAAATGGTGCGACCAAGCGCAACATGCGTTGGAGCAACTTGAGTGGCTGGCCTGGTACACCACACCTATTGCCTAG
- a CDS encoding predicted protein: MPPDGNTKRQAKQVASESKGPVEVSDDTATRSKRPRKTSRSAGKTSASKRRRCARGAGALLELAERLVEGQEVVIITGAGLSVASGIRPFRSTNGSSATSVPTKRGVVPTAGLWNDVIWTTATREAFRKDPKRWYNDFWLPHFQDGTTYYPNAGHLALQALHDRYENLRQITQNIDGLQEPNNHLIEAHGRVGLYKCIPHEDEESDAMEGDSDDDEDRAVQLGHRRQGRKVREASTNPEICPYQYLQSLSPCQLEPANVRNALCESKGQNLPEAPACPACGGDVLPQALLFDEGYHAHDFYDFERAEAWLESAEAIVFCGTSFAVRITHVALEHARVHKVPVYNFNLHDVLESTARLNVTNIIGPSDETLPKLVEACDEAESQQVGVGEGSC; the protein is encoded by the coding sequence ATGCCGCCAGATGGAAACACAAAGCGCCAAGCAAAGCAAGTTGCGTCCGAGAGCAAGGGGCCTGTCGAAGTCAGTGACGACACCGCGACGAGGTCAAAAAGGCCGCGAAAGACCTCAAGGTCAGCCGGAAAAACCAGCGCTTCGAAACGCCGTCGATGTGCACGTGGCGCGGGAGCTTTATTGGAACTTGCCGAGCGGCTCGTAGAGGGTCAAGAAGTTGTCATCATTACCGGTGCTGGACTTTCGGTAGCTTCCGGTATTCGCCCGTTTCGATCCACCAACGGAAGTAGCGCAACTTCTGTTCCTACAAAACGAGGAGTTGTTCCTACAGCAGGTTTATGGAATGATGTCATTTGGACGACCGCCACCCGCGAAGCCTTTCGCAAAGATCCGAAGCGATGGTACAATGACTTTTGGTTGCCCCACTTTCAAGACGGTACCACCTATTATCCCAACGCCGGCCACCTGGCGTTACAGGCCCTGCACGACCGTTACGAGAATCTCCGACAAATTACTCAAAATATCGACGGCCTGCAAGAGCCCAATAATCATCTTATCGAGGCGCATGGACGCGTCGGTCTCTATAAATGCATTCCGcacgaggacgaagaaagtGACGCAATGGAAGGTGActcggacgatgatgaagaccGAGCCGTGCAATTGGGACATCGTCGGCAAGGACGCAAGGTAAGAGAAGCATCCACAAATCCCGAAATTTGTCCCTACCAATACTTGCAATCGTTGAGTCCTTGTCAGCTGGAGCCGGCAAATGTTCGAAATGCCCTGTGCGAAAGCAAAGGCCAAAACCTTCCGGAGGCTCCGGCTTGCCCAGCTTGTGGCGGGGACGTTTTACCGCAAGCCCTCCTTTTTGATGAAGGCTACCACGCACACGACTTTTATGATTTTGAGCGAGCGGAGGCTTGGTTAGAGAGTGCGGAGGCAATCGTTTTTTGTGGAACTTCGTTTGCGGTTCGCATTACTCATGTAGCTCTGGAGCACGCTCGAGTACACAAGGTTCCTGTTTACAATTTCAATCTACACGATGTACTCGAATCCACAGCGCGATTGAATGTCACAAATATCATTGGGCCGTCCGACGAAACCTTGCCCAAATTAGTGGAGGCCTGTGATGAGGCTGAAAGTCAGCAGGTCGGGGTAGGAGAAGGGAGTTGTTGA
- a CDS encoding predicted protein, with protein MEPSSSVQRNSRSADGAMNVVRLCGSAWSECGYCKGKRASIVHRDPKASSKVYSILTARLTPACYERLVYRGWRRSGSALYKPDNAASCCPNITIRLPVKDFVPTKSQRRVTKRMQALLEAPTKAKPTSGSDERQKQIVSKRIQYQKLVEDSGKLGFLQDWTIKALREILGSKYYDEIAVEPSFKLQFQKNKKGNAASQGELVAVTSVCAQIAGRSKNALEPSSLARSLKYALTATLTESPLQISPSDTCGIEDSDTVHKKPKRQPQVSIKLIECHEASGHVMVIFNVDATDSSQISFMGEPTETNMEKPQDQLAAWWIQHCPQQPLPATYKFQIETLSAHESALDPEVHRLYFRYQHEVHGDPHPLSAEEYSFAEGDDVPWASHAPKGWKVRALKMLDFEYNELPQSKKEQILNAFGSFYMFLVENPFSSERISPRNRKLGTYHQHYRIAGLLVAVGVVDILPEGLSSVYLFYNPSFAHDLVPLGKYAILREIDWIREQEPSLPYYYLGYYIESCPKMRYKGDYHPSQLLCPVRYRWVDAEQAKKTIQEESPLHHYCQLYLVSSNGDIEKTDEETTIEKRNPCNAETALTLVQMEVGTGTPLKLSMLHEGGQDVVGPLLKEFILETSPSIAVDCLVDFR; from the coding sequence ATGGAGCCGTCGTCTTCGGTGCAAAGAAATAGCAGAAGCGCCGATGGGGCGATGAACGTTGTTCGGTTGTGCGGTTCCGCTTGGTCCGAATGTGGTTACTGCAAAGGCAAGCGAGCTTCGATAGTTCATCGAGATCCAAAAGCCAGTAGTAAGGTATATTCAATCCTCACGGCGCGACTCACTCCAGCTTGCTATGAACGTCTTGTGTATCGAGGTTGGAGAAGATCGGGCTCGGCCTTGTACAAACCCGATAACGCCGCATCCTGCTGTCCAAACATCACGATTCGTCTGCCCGTCAAAGACTTTGTACCTACCAAGTCACAACGCAGAGTTACAAAACGCATGCAAGCACTGTTGGAAGCGCCTACCAAAGCAAAGCCAACGAGTGGATCTGACGAAAGGCAGAAACAGATTGTCTCGAAAAGGATACAGTACCAAAAATTGGTAGAGGACTCGGGAAAGCTTGGCTTTTTACAAGATTGGACCATCAAGGCGCTGCGCGAGATTTTGGGGAGCAAATACTACGACGAGATTGCTGTGGAACCTTCGTTTAAACTTCAGTtccagaaaaacaaaaagggTAACGCAGCATCCCAGGGGGAACTCGTCGCGGTGACCAGCGTCTGTGCTCAGATTGCTGGACGGTCCAAAAACGCTCTCGAGCCGTCGTCTTTGGCACGAAGCCTCAAATATGCTCTGACGGCAACTTTGACAGAGTCTCCTTTACAAATCTCTCCTTCTGATACATGTGGGATAGAAGACTCGGATACAGTGCATAAAAAGCCCAAAAGACAACCACAAGTGTCCATCAAACTCATCGAGTGTCACGAAGCGTCTGGGCATGTGATGGTTATCTTTAACGTCGACGCCACGGATTCTTCCCAGATCTCTTTTATGGGGGAGCCCACGGAAACGAACATGGAAAAGCCACAGGACCAACTAGCGGCATGGTGGATACAGCACTGTCCCCAGCAGCCATTGCCTGCTACTTACAAATTTCAGATCGAAACCTTATCCGCCCACGAGTCGGCTTTGGATCCTGAAGTCCACCGCCTGTACTTTCGGTATCAGCATGAAGTACACGGTGATCCCCATCCTTTATCTGCTGAAGAATACTCTTTCGCTGAGGGAGATGACGTTCCCTGGGCTTCGCACGCTCCCAAGGGATGGAAGGTGAGGGCGCTCAAAATGCTTGATTTTGAATACAACGAGTTACCTCAGTCAAAAAAAGAGCAGATTTTGAATGCTTTTGGTAGTTTTTACATGTTCTTGGTCGAAAATCCTTTTTCAAGTGAACGTATTTCGCCTCGCAATCGTAAGCTTGGAACGTACCACCAACATTATCGCATAGCAGGGTTGCTAGTCGCAGTTGGTGTTGTGGATATTCTACCTGAAGGACTTTCGTCCGTCTACCTTTTTTACAATCCCTCTTTTGCTCACGACTTGGTGCCCTTGGGCAAGTACGCTATATTGCGGGAAATCGACTGGATCAGGGAGCAGGAACCATCTCTACCATATTACTATTTGGGTTATTATATTGAAAGTTGTCCAAAAATGCGGTACAAGGGTGACTATCATCCATCACAGTTGCTTTGTCCCGTTCGGTACAGGTGGGTGGACGCTGAACAAGCTAAGAAAACAATTCAAGAAGAGAGTCCTTTGCATCACTATTGTCAACTTTATCTTGTGAGCAGTAACGGTGACATCGAGAAAACCGATGAAGAGACCACGATTGAAAAGCGGAATCCGTGTAACGCGGAGACTGCATTGACCTTAGTACAAATGGAAGTGGGAACAGGAACTCCTTTGAAATTAAGTATGCTTCATGAAGGCGGACAAGACGTTGTCGGTCCGCTGTTGAAAGAGTTTATTCTGGAAACCAGTCCTTCAATTGCTGTAGATTGCTTAGTAGACTTTCGCTGA
- a CDS encoding predicted protein, with protein sequence MMVKVIRSLGLSVASLFAVLLSSSSPSEAFVRGSHGDVPSSSHSEQARGETIPSTRKLSCNIEINDNSTDAGSTGDTTSFTFDYYVSVGARGPVSEDLVQALQQDIFNGAHFQVLLCQNDEPESIATTQNDTTDGGARSLRELGVSDLTMESFEISDYLCPANLRSIVNRTLTTECDVMRGSILVTLLETDSVEDAAATIRSGIWDAVSLDLVFSRYAPLVTFVEYLGDSVSGAFPQPDSPLRDLDDEDGPIVALNEGDRSVSADSGGNNGLAIGLGIGITALVALVGLAVYHSRLQKDHDESTMAHDADASTAVA encoded by the exons ATGATGGTGAAAGTTATTAGGTCTCTTGGCCTATCGGTGGCATCGTTGTTTGCTGTACTGTTGTCGAGTAGCAGTCCTAGCGAGGCTTTTGTCCGCGGTAGCCATGGCGATGTTCCGAGCTCTTCCCATTCGGAACAAGCACGAGGTGAAACGATACCGTCCACTCGGAAGCTGTCATGTAACATCGAAATTAACGACAACAGTACCGATGCAGGCAGTACCGGCGATACCACTAGCTTTACCTTTGACTATTACGTATCCGTGGGTGCCCGCGGTCCTGTATCGGAGGACCTGGTACAAGCACTACAGCAGGATATCTTTAATGGCGCGCATTTTCAAGTTCTTTTGTGTCAGAACGATGAACCCGAATCAATTGCAACTACGCAGAACGATACGACGGATGGTGGTGCTCGTTCGTTGCGGGAACTCGGCGTCAGCGACCTTACTATGGAAAGCTTCGAAATATCGGATT ATTTATGTCCGGCCAACTTGCGCAGCATTGTGAATCGTACGCTGACAACGGAGTGTGACGTGATGCGCGGCTCGATCCTCGTGACATTGCTAGAAACGGACAGTGTCGAGGATGCTGCGGCTACTATTCGATCTGGGATCTGGGATGCCGTTTCCCTTGATCTCGTTTTCAGTCGCTACGCTCCGCTCGTTACCTTTGTTGAATATTTAGGTGATTCCGTTAGTGGCGCGTTTCCCCAACCCGATTCACCCCTTCGTGATTtagacgacgaagatggtCCGATTGTCGCCCTTAACGAGGGAGATCGGTCTGTCAGTGCGGACAGTGGCGGCAACAATGGGCTCGCTATTGGTCTGGGTATTGGAATTACCGCCTTGGTCGCACTTGTCGGTTTAGCGGTCTATCACTCCAGACTACAGAAAGACCATGACGAAAGTACGATGGCGCATGATGCGGATGCGTCGACAGCAGTGGCTTAA